One Dethiosulfovibrio faecalis genomic region harbors:
- a CDS encoding UDP-N-acetylmuramoyl-tripeptide--D-alanyl-D-alanine ligase has translation MSTKIRSWSKYASLAEGTLKGDDGEFSGLIRVDSRKIEEGDLFVALPGNNVDGHDFILNAVSRGAHCALVSPSWREKIKTLPVGFRVIEVDDPEQGLIRIARHRLKGLKKAIAVTGSVGKTSTREMIFLALGGTSSGVYRARSSHNTRIGCALTAAEMPEDTSVLILEMGTSHPGEISEMIDLYPVDTAVITEIAPAHLEGLGSLEGVLEAKLEILGSSNLRKVIFNGDNFILSSALKNRSLGTNWRAISVGISGDYVLENICLDWQERPVLSMTIGRELDRSSYGISAEIAGIHNASLLGMAWATAVESGVSPEEASIRLSSIKPYRGRGVLKDRDGILVLDESYNANPKSMGAMLDLVAQSPFPREKRILVLGEMGELGEGSLSLHEEILKKALPLGKVFLFGVMWGHLKPPVKVYEDIESLSSDLKSLLSEGDFIAIKGSRSNELERLMEIFP, from the coding sequence ATGAGCACAAAGATCCGTTCGTGGTCTAAATATGCCTCGTTGGCGGAGGGGACGCTCAAGGGTGACGACGGCGAATTCTCCGGCCTTATCCGGGTGGACAGCCGAAAGATCGAAGAGGGAGACCTATTCGTGGCTTTGCCGGGTAATAACGTGGATGGACATGACTTCATCCTGAACGCAGTTTCCCGGGGAGCCCATTGCGCTCTGGTGAGTCCCTCTTGGAGGGAGAAAATAAAGACCCTCCCCGTGGGATTTCGAGTTATAGAGGTGGATGACCCAGAGCAGGGACTGATAAGAATAGCCCGTCATCGGCTCAAAGGGCTGAAAAAAGCGATAGCCGTAACCGGAAGCGTAGGCAAGACGTCCACCAGAGAGATGATATTTCTCGCTTTAGGAGGGACTTCGTCAGGGGTCTACAGGGCCAGAAGCAGCCACAATACGAGAATAGGCTGTGCTCTTACCGCAGCGGAGATGCCGGAGGACACTTCCGTCCTGATCCTGGAGATGGGGACCAGCCACCCAGGAGAGATCTCCGAGATGATCGATCTATATCCTGTAGACACTGCGGTTATAACCGAGATAGCTCCGGCTCACCTAGAGGGATTGGGTAGCCTGGAAGGCGTTCTTGAGGCAAAACTTGAAATACTGGGATCCTCAAATTTGAGGAAGGTCATATTTAACGGCGACAATTTCATATTGTCCTCCGCCTTGAAGAACAGGTCCCTGGGAACGAACTGGCGGGCTATATCGGTAGGTATTTCCGGAGACTACGTATTGGAGAATATCTGCCTCGACTGGCAGGAACGTCCTGTTCTTTCTATGACTATCGGGAGAGAACTGGATCGAAGCTCTTACGGAATCTCGGCGGAGATCGCCGGAATACATAACGCCAGCCTGTTGGGTATGGCATGGGCTACTGCTGTGGAATCGGGAGTATCCCCCGAGGAGGCCTCTATCAGGTTATCGTCGATAAAACCCTACCGTGGAAGAGGGGTCTTGAAAGATCGAGACGGGATCCTGGTGCTGGATGAAAGCTACAATGCAAACCCGAAATCCATGGGAGCCATGCTGGATCTGGTGGCCCAGAGTCCTTTCCCTAGAGAAAAAAGGATCCTCGTTCTCGGTGAGATGGGGGAACTTGGAGAAGGCTCTCTCTCTCTACATGAAGAAATTCTTAAGAAAGCTCTGCCATTGGGCAAGGTCTTTCTTTTCGGGGTCATGTGGGGCCATTTGAAGCCTCCTGTAAAGGTGTACGAGGACATCGAATCGTTGTCTTCCGATTTGAAGAGCCTTCTCTCAGAGGGGGATTTCATCGCGATAAAGGGATCCAGGTCCAACGAGCTAGAACGTCTTATGGAGATCTTTCCATGA
- the murC gene encoding UDP-N-acetylmuramate--L-alanine ligase, translating to MEIKEINLDEVRHIHLMGIGGAGMSGLALLLNELGFDVSGCDMSYGFYVEKVAQADIDFNIGHSPDHLSQFSPDLLVYSSAIPDDNEELVAAREIGITVAQRAQVLSAIFDVRYGIGVAGTHGKTTTSSMIGLILSGARLEPTVAIGGELCDIGCNARLGSGPHMVAELDESDGSFLCFHPTISVITNVDWDHVNHYPDFDSVLNTFESFSKNLRKGGLSILCGEDRGVQSLLKMMDESSPKITYGWGDRWDWGASDIEYNHGGGVSFSVRKDGRSIGRIELSVSGDHNVLNALASCIVADTLSVPFDVIKRTLRQFKGAKRRLQFKGGIEHIDVYDDYGHHPREVEATLKAISQIFPERKILVAFQPHRFTRTAAMAEQFAEVLTYADKVVVLPIYPADESSIEGVTSHLIGDHLSKKNHPSFFVTDRKKDAIDKVISLVEDGDVILTLGAGDIEDLGDILVKEIGRRNVAPHSIAVGV from the coding sequence TTGGAAATAAAGGAGATAAACTTGGATGAGGTTCGCCATATACATCTGATGGGGATCGGCGGTGCCGGAATGAGCGGTCTAGCCCTTCTTTTAAATGAGCTAGGTTTCGATGTAAGTGGTTGCGATATGTCCTATGGATTCTACGTCGAAAAGGTGGCTCAAGCTGACATAGACTTCAATATAGGTCATAGTCCGGACCATCTATCTCAGTTTTCTCCCGACCTTTTGGTCTACAGCAGTGCGATTCCCGACGACAACGAGGAGCTTGTGGCCGCTAGAGAAATTGGCATAACCGTCGCCCAGAGAGCTCAGGTATTGAGTGCCATCTTCGACGTTAGATACGGTATCGGAGTCGCCGGTACCCACGGAAAAACCACGACCTCTTCCATGATAGGGCTCATACTCAGCGGAGCCAGGCTTGAACCTACCGTCGCAATAGGCGGAGAGCTGTGCGACATCGGGTGCAACGCCAGGCTGGGGTCGGGTCCCCACATGGTTGCCGAGCTTGACGAAAGCGACGGCTCCTTTCTCTGTTTCCATCCAACCATATCGGTTATAACGAACGTCGATTGGGATCACGTAAACCATTATCCTGATTTTGATTCCGTCTTGAATACTTTCGAATCTTTCTCTAAAAACCTGAGAAAGGGCGGTCTGTCCATCCTTTGCGGCGAGGACAGGGGAGTACAGTCTCTGTTGAAGATGATGGACGAAAGCAGTCCCAAAATCACCTATGGTTGGGGCGATAGATGGGATTGGGGAGCTTCAGACATAGAGTATAATCATGGTGGTGGAGTTTCCTTCTCCGTCAGGAAAGACGGTAGGTCTATAGGCAGAATAGAGCTATCGGTCTCGGGAGACCACAACGTTTTGAACGCTCTTGCGTCCTGTATCGTGGCAGACACGTTATCCGTTCCGTTCGACGTGATAAAGAGAACCCTGCGTCAGTTTAAAGGTGCAAAAAGACGGTTACAGTTCAAGGGTGGAATAGAACATATAGACGTATACGACGATTATGGTCATCATCCGAGAGAGGTAGAGGCTACCCTGAAGGCGATAAGTCAGATATTTCCGGAGAGAAAAATCCTGGTGGCCTTTCAGCCCCATCGATTCACAAGAACGGCAGCCATGGCAGAGCAATTTGCCGAAGTCCTTACCTATGCCGATAAGGTAGTGGTCTTGCCCATATACCCTGCGGACGAATCGTCCATTGAGGGGGTAACGTCCCACCTGATAGGGGATCATTTATCGAAGAAAAACCACCCGTCCTTTTTCGTGACGGACAGAAAAAAGGACGCCATAGATAAGGTCATCTCCTTGGTCGAGGATGGCGATGTTATATTGACCCTAGGAGCGGGGGATATCGAGGACCTGGGAGATATACTTGTAAAAGAGATAGGCCGCAGGAACGTTGCCCCTCATTCTATAGCAGTAGGGGTTTGA
- the ftsA gene encoding cell division protein FtsA → MKKEPDIFVGLDLGTSKVSVVVAERDVRSDEAQIIGVGQAPSAGIRKGMIVNLEQAVLAVRRALKEAETMVGFSLDDVTVAFSGVEVDSVMSHGMVSLGRTPRQIEIDDVERVIETAQSELSVSSNRSVLHTIPVKYSIDGNSGIDDPLGMTGIRLEIELQSVVVPTTALQNVVNCVEKAGARVNGLVVKPLVAALGALSSEERTAGAVVVSIGGGTTGVAVFVDGRPVRLSVIPIGGDHITNDLAYVAKIPISVAEELKKRLSLEPPEEDEEFEVVIRGKAKTMPIDALVEVVSCRLEELFSHHVKEILDGMNYHAFPSGIILTGGVALTEGLEGFVSDVMALPVRVGAPIVSHQMPPGMSSCQYSSLAGIVRYLVERDRHRYRYIETSVGILRGGGYSARESSPRHVPSFGEGRGVFDSIKRAFKDLF, encoded by the coding sequence GTGAAAAAAGAGCCTGACATTTTCGTAGGTCTTGATCTCGGCACCTCTAAGGTGTCCGTCGTCGTGGCGGAAAGAGACGTTCGCTCTGACGAGGCCCAGATCATAGGGGTGGGGCAGGCTCCCTCCGCAGGGATAAGAAAGGGCATGATAGTCAACCTGGAACAGGCCGTTTTAGCGGTAAGAAGGGCTTTAAAGGAAGCGGAGACCATGGTGGGGTTCTCTCTGGACGATGTTACCGTGGCTTTTAGCGGAGTAGAGGTTGACAGCGTCATGTCTCACGGCATGGTCTCTCTGGGAAGGACACCCCGGCAGATAGAGATAGACGACGTCGAGAGAGTCATCGAGACGGCGCAAAGCGAGCTTTCTGTTTCATCCAACAGGAGCGTACTCCATACAATTCCGGTAAAATATTCGATAGACGGAAATTCCGGTATAGACGATCCTTTGGGAATGACTGGAATTCGTCTCGAGATAGAGCTACAGTCTGTAGTTGTGCCCACCACAGCGCTTCAAAACGTGGTTAACTGCGTCGAAAAAGCCGGTGCTAGAGTCAACGGACTGGTCGTAAAGCCTCTCGTAGCGGCCCTAGGGGCTCTCTCCTCTGAGGAGAGGACCGCTGGAGCTGTGGTGGTATCCATAGGTGGAGGTACTACCGGGGTGGCTGTATTCGTAGATGGTCGCCCGGTTCGCCTTTCCGTAATACCCATAGGAGGAGACCACATCACAAACGATCTTGCCTATGTAGCTAAGATCCCTATAAGCGTGGCGGAGGAACTGAAAAAGCGTCTGTCTCTAGAGCCGCCAGAAGAGGATGAGGAGTTCGAGGTAGTGATAAGAGGCAAGGCCAAAACCATGCCTATAGACGCCTTAGTAGAGGTCGTCTCCTGTCGATTGGAAGAGCTGTTCTCTCATCACGTGAAAGAGATTCTGGACGGTATGAACTATCATGCTTTCCCCTCGGGAATCATCCTAACGGGAGGCGTGGCTTTAACGGAAGGGTTGGAGGGATTCGTCTCCGATGTCATGGCGCTGCCGGTGAGAGTCGGAGCCCCCATCGTATCCCATCAGATGCCTCCTGGGATGAGTTCATGTCAATATTCTTCCTTGGCAGGAATCGTTCGCTACCTTGTGGAGAGAGATCGGCATAGATATCGTTACATAGAGACCTCTGTGGGAATTTTAAGGGGCGGGGGGTACTCGGCAAGAGAGTCGTCGCCTAGGCACGTGCCGAGCTTCGGAGAGGGAAGAGGGGTCTTCGATTCCATAAAGAGGGCCTTTAAGGATCTGTTTTAA
- a CDS encoding phospho-N-acetylmuramoyl-pentapeptide-transferase, giving the protein MTIGLLIWGLILFFFSVLVQSRWIAWLKRRDFKLAQKSYGPARDEQKGKTPSLGGAVFMTTVLPSILIGWALGDGSLRFQILLWSLPLASGGIGLWDDLLKYSRSSSEGLSSLQKLSAQVLISLIWSVIVQRYLGIAVLPGIYLSPTLSVLICSFLVVSMLNGVNVTDGLDGLAAGASSISLMFLCTVVSSGISGVVAGLAMTLGFLWYNSFPARIFMGDCGSHFLGGLLVSISVCGGGLLYVVPAGALFGVEILSVAIQIVAIRLFSQKVFKMSPIHHHFELSGWSEVQIVLRFWILHLVGIVALFLFGMGLGLHF; this is encoded by the coding sequence ATGACAATAGGTCTTTTAATATGGGGATTGATCCTGTTTTTTTTCTCCGTCTTGGTTCAGTCCAGATGGATAGCATGGCTGAAACGTCGCGATTTTAAATTGGCCCAGAAAAGCTACGGACCGGCGAGAGACGAACAAAAGGGCAAGACCCCGTCCCTAGGAGGGGCGGTGTTTATGACAACGGTGCTGCCGTCAATTTTGATAGGCTGGGCTTTAGGAGATGGGTCTTTAAGGTTCCAAATCCTTTTATGGTCCTTGCCTCTGGCGTCGGGCGGAATCGGGCTATGGGACGACCTTCTGAAATACTCGAGATCCTCCAGTGAAGGGCTATCCAGCCTGCAGAAACTTTCAGCTCAGGTATTGATATCCCTGATTTGGTCCGTGATAGTTCAAAGATATTTAGGAATTGCCGTTTTGCCCGGAATTTACCTGTCCCCGACGCTGTCGGTTCTCATATGTTCTTTTCTCGTCGTGTCCATGCTCAACGGGGTCAACGTTACAGACGGATTGGACGGACTGGCCGCGGGAGCCTCGTCGATCTCGTTGATGTTCCTCTGTACAGTAGTATCGTCCGGAATCAGCGGGGTGGTAGCTGGACTAGCCATGACGCTCGGTTTTCTGTGGTACAATTCCTTCCCTGCCAGGATATTCATGGGAGATTGCGGTTCTCATTTTCTCGGGGGGCTTTTAGTATCAATATCGGTCTGTGGGGGAGGCTTGCTGTACGTCGTTCCTGCGGGAGCTCTCTTCGGGGTAGAGATATTATCCGTGGCAATTCAAATAGTAGCTATAAGGCTTTTTTCCCAAAAGGTCTTCAAGATGAGCCCGATCCATCATCATTTCGAGTTATCCGGCTGGAGCGAGGTTCAGATAGTTCTGAGATTCTGGATCCTGCATTTAGTCGGTATCGTCGCCCTTTTTCTGTTTGGAATGGGCCTTGGTCTTCACTTTTAA
- a CDS encoding UDP-N-acetylglucosamine--N-acetylmuramyl-(pentapeptide) pyrophosphoryl-undecaprenol N-acetylglucosamine transferase: protein MKIILVAGGTGGHITPAIAFGDSRKKAGDRVCYVCGSRSIEKSIYESHHVHPLILPIEGSPLGKRTFKSVVERSWGMIKSIVIMYEKINKIKPDCMVLFGGYISFPALVVSKIMKIPVFIHEQNVVAGKVARIASIWKVPVAMGWRKCRGITGTYTGIPVRDFRKLSRESALNELGLIDKVDSEDRIIVVFGGSLGSSSLIDLVTITLSMVEFARCFFIVLGADKDRLDDKVAYFSSRWDMSPIYGVADMVICRSGGATLAEIGKLGIPAVVIPWEKASDGHQYENALSFLDDRESGRIWSPEMGVSKLIKVIDELENGAFRKSDRKDSGLKNSTDDDDAASALWRLILSHI, encoded by the coding sequence TTGAAAATAATCTTAGTTGCAGGAGGAACCGGTGGACATATAACTCCGGCGATAGCGTTCGGAGACTCGAGAAAAAAAGCGGGAGATCGAGTATGTTACGTATGTGGATCCAGGTCTATAGAAAAATCCATATATGAAAGCCATCACGTTCATCCTTTGATCCTGCCTATAGAGGGGTCTCCTCTAGGGAAAAGGACCTTTAAAAGCGTCGTCGAAAGATCGTGGGGCATGATAAAGTCCATCGTGATCATGTACGAGAAGATCAATAAGATTAAGCCCGATTGCATGGTCCTTTTTGGAGGTTACATCTCTTTCCCCGCCCTCGTTGTGAGCAAAATCATGAAAATCCCCGTCTTTATCCACGAACAGAACGTCGTGGCAGGAAAGGTGGCACGTATAGCCTCGATATGGAAAGTTCCTGTCGCTATGGGATGGCGAAAATGTAGAGGGATAACAGGAACATACACGGGGATACCGGTAAGAGACTTTCGAAAACTTTCTCGGGAGTCGGCCCTCAATGAACTAGGGTTAATCGACAAGGTCGACAGCGAAGATCGTATCATAGTGGTATTTGGCGGTTCTCTGGGAAGCTCGAGTCTAATCGACTTGGTAACGATCACCTTATCTATGGTAGAATTTGCAAGGTGCTTTTTCATCGTATTGGGGGCCGACAAGGACCGCTTAGATGATAAAGTAGCATATTTCTCCAGTAGATGGGACATGTCGCCGATCTACGGGGTGGCAGATATGGTTATCTGTCGATCCGGAGGAGCCACACTGGCCGAAATAGGCAAGTTAGGCATACCCGCCGTGGTAATTCCCTGGGAGAAAGCCTCCGATGGACATCAATATGAAAATGCCCTGTCTTTTTTGGACGATAGAGAGTCAGGACGGATCTGGAGTCCCGAAATGGGCGTTTCCAAGCTGATAAAGGTGATAGACGAGTTGGAGAATGGAGCTTTTCGAAAATCTGATAGAAAAGACAGTGGATTGAAAAACTCGACCGACGACGATGATGCAGCCTCGGCGTTGTGGCGATTGATTCTTTCGCATATTTGA
- the murD gene encoding UDP-N-acetylmuramoyl-L-alanine--D-glutamate ligase, which translates to MEDFFGKKVTVLGAGISGEALASCAVRSGASVFVTESKADIPEERRLALKGMGVDFEIGGHSSKALECDLMLVSSGVSPTAPLLLEARDFGIEVIGEVDFVLPNLDGKVIAVTGTNGKTTTTSLIAHLLKVSGLDALAVGNIGSPLGTFAGEKRDVFVIELSSFQLYWTEKAEFDISVVTNIAPDHIDWHGSYENYILAKKKAISRRGDTGWSIVQEKDRVLLGGQGDPRTIGLTLENDLKKDGIYIGDERATAVIEGIRHDLFKSEQVPLLGGHNIENAAMAATACILSSCKETDWSIGLASYQAPPHRCQFIVKKNGISYVDDSKGTNVASTCTALRSIPGGKVVILGGKGKGESYRELALAVKDNCRYAILLGEERFAIAEALKEQGITDWEMVRSMEEAVIEASGKAKKGDTVLLSPACTSWDMYGSYRERGDHFSGLAKAIEGIDVGS; encoded by the coding sequence GTGGAAGATTTTTTCGGTAAAAAAGTTACCGTATTGGGGGCCGGGATCAGCGGCGAGGCTTTGGCGTCCTGTGCGGTCAGGTCGGGGGCTTCCGTATTTGTTACCGAAAGCAAAGCCGATATACCGGAGGAGAGACGGCTTGCCCTAAAGGGTATGGGAGTCGACTTCGAGATAGGAGGGCATTCCTCCAAGGCTTTGGAATGTGATCTCATGCTGGTGAGTTCCGGAGTTTCCCCTACGGCTCCTTTGCTTCTGGAAGCGAGGGATTTCGGTATCGAGGTGATCGGCGAGGTCGATTTCGTGTTGCCCAACCTGGACGGGAAGGTTATCGCCGTGACGGGGACTAACGGAAAAACCACCACCACCTCTCTGATCGCTCATCTGCTTAAAGTTTCCGGCCTTGATGCCCTAGCCGTGGGTAATATAGGTTCGCCTTTAGGGACCTTCGCAGGTGAAAAAAGAGACGTTTTCGTGATAGAACTGAGCAGTTTTCAACTTTACTGGACCGAAAAAGCCGAGTTCGATATCTCTGTAGTCACCAACATCGCACCGGACCATATCGATTGGCATGGATCCTACGAAAACTACATTTTAGCCAAGAAAAAAGCTATCTCTCGCAGAGGAGATACAGGGTGGTCCATCGTTCAGGAAAAGGATCGTGTCCTCCTAGGAGGGCAGGGCGATCCAAGGACCATAGGTTTGACGCTGGAGAACGATTTAAAGAAAGACGGCATATATATAGGCGATGAAAGGGCGACCGCCGTTATAGAGGGAATTCGCCACGATCTTTTTAAGTCGGAACAGGTCCCTTTGCTGGGAGGACACAACATAGAGAACGCTGCTATGGCTGCAACCGCCTGTATATTGTCCTCTTGCAAGGAGACGGATTGGTCCATAGGGCTTGCCTCCTATCAAGCGCCACCACATAGATGCCAGTTCATAGTGAAGAAAAACGGGATATCCTATGTGGATGACTCCAAGGGAACCAACGTCGCCTCTACCTGTACTGCCCTTAGATCCATTCCGGGAGGAAAGGTAGTCATTTTGGGAGGAAAAGGTAAGGGAGAAAGTTACCGCGAGTTGGCCCTGGCGGTGAAGGATAACTGTAGATACGCCATATTACTGGGAGAAGAGCGTTTTGCCATAGCCGAGGCCCTGAAAGAACAGGGCATAACCGACTGGGAGATGGTCCGCTCCATGGAAGAGGCCGTTATCGAAGCATCCGGGAAGGCTAAAAAAGGAGATACTGTGCTGCTCTCCCCTGCCTGCACTAGTTGGGATATGTACGGAAGCTACAGGGAGAGAGGCGACCATTTCAGTGGGTTGGCGAAAGCGATAGAGGGGATCGACGTCGGGTCGTGA
- a CDS encoding FtsW/RodA/SpoVE family cell cycle protein: protein MRSGRDPIVWIVPLILSALGIVVILSLTTVRLGDGSISFVIGQRQAQWLALALICMLMSSALPLAFWWNRSGLFLLSSWLLTWLTLIPGIGTGGGGASRWIKVGSISFQPLELLVFFLMIHLCKIYTEKSLKSFRAFSLTLLLIFIVAIPILLQPDLGGTMLLFFLAMGIYVQAYGFLLPFTSAILLSPVFVFLSQKGYRQRRIVAWLDPWSDPTDIGYQTIQGLIAFANGGFWGTGLGKAVQRSRFLPAAHTDFVFAAIAETLGVLGSVTVLLLFSLWFFRIYCHFRQAQDSSIALLLWAGALSIALPLVINIGGISNAMPMTGMPLPFLSYGGSSLVISWLKIGLILRALRELYDEKRGVED, encoded by the coding sequence GTGAGGTCGGGAAGGGACCCTATCGTATGGATCGTACCCCTTATCCTTTCCGCTCTTGGAATAGTGGTGATACTGTCTTTGACCACGGTTAGGCTAGGCGACGGTTCAATATCGTTTGTGATAGGACAGAGGCAGGCTCAGTGGTTAGCTTTGGCCTTGATATGTATGTTGATGTCGAGCGCCTTACCGTTGGCTTTCTGGTGGAATCGTAGTGGACTTTTCCTGCTGTCATCCTGGTTGTTGACGTGGCTGACATTAATACCAGGGATAGGGACCGGCGGAGGCGGAGCTTCAAGATGGATCAAAGTAGGTTCTATAAGCTTTCAGCCACTGGAATTGCTCGTTTTTTTTCTGATGATTCACCTGTGCAAAATCTACACAGAAAAGAGCTTAAAATCCTTCAGAGCATTCTCCTTGACGTTATTGCTGATATTTATCGTGGCAATTCCGATCTTGTTGCAACCCGATCTTGGTGGAACCATGTTATTGTTTTTCCTAGCCATGGGCATCTATGTACAAGCTTACGGTTTTCTTCTGCCTTTTACCTCAGCCATATTGTTGTCGCCCGTTTTCGTATTTCTATCTCAGAAAGGCTACAGACAGAGACGAATCGTTGCATGGCTTGATCCTTGGTCAGATCCTACCGATATCGGATATCAGACGATTCAGGGTTTGATAGCATTCGCTAACGGAGGTTTCTGGGGAACCGGATTGGGAAAGGCTGTACAGAGAAGTCGATTTCTACCGGCAGCTCATACAGATTTCGTGTTTGCCGCTATCGCGGAGACGTTGGGAGTACTGGGAAGCGTAACCGTCTTGTTGTTGTTCTCTCTCTGGTTTTTTCGGATTTACTGTCATTTTCGTCAGGCCCAAGATTCATCGATAGCCTTGCTGTTGTGGGCAGGAGCTCTCTCCATAGCTCTCCCCCTGGTTATAAATATCGGAGGAATATCGAACGCCATGCCGATGACAGGGATGCCTTTGCCCTTTTTGAGTTACGGCGGGAGCTCTCTGGTAATATCTTGGCTTAAGATAGGGCTTATCCTTCGAGCTTTGAGAGAGTTATACGATGAAAAACGGGGGGTGGAGGATTGA
- a CDS encoding UDP-N-acetylmuramoyl-L-alanyl-D-glutamate--2,6-diaminopimelate ligase — translation MIKRLRGLVEDLRASGMVSATVGQLHDEIVRSIEFDSRRVTSGTLFCCVPGVHNDGHNFAVAAVKSGATALLCEHIPDGVEKDVPIILTADSRSALGAIASSFHDHPSRSLSMVGVTGTNGKSTTTYMIRSIMRGRGKVGLLGTITYDDGNKEIEADRTTPEGSEIQAFLSEMVRSCCHGCVMETSSHGLAQGRLSGCLFDVAVFTNLTSEHLDFHGDMERYFEAKKLLFTRYMKPDCKKIFNMDDPYGKRLLGECTGSNVVTYSSKSSSATVTGSDIALDVGGLLFDLAIEERVNRVRLPLIGRYNVSNALAAAAACHSMGFSYDEIQHGLENIPQVPGRMERYLFDKRACAIVDYAHTPDALSNLLSAARDICNGRLIGVFGLGGERFRGNRWAMGEIAAQKADHLVLTMDNPRGEDPLLIVKDILEGVHKVEGNSYDVVIDRKDAIYKALDMSREGDVVVISGKGPENYILIKGKKTPYSDSESVRSWGEDRGVSWK, via the coding sequence ATGATTAAAAGACTCAGAGGACTTGTTGAGGATCTTAGGGCCTCCGGAATGGTATCGGCGACCGTAGGTCAACTTCACGATGAGATCGTTCGTTCTATCGAGTTCGATTCCCGTAGGGTAACGTCGGGAACTCTCTTTTGTTGCGTTCCCGGAGTCCACAACGATGGACATAATTTCGCCGTCGCTGCCGTAAAATCGGGAGCGACGGCTCTCTTATGTGAACATATTCCCGATGGGGTGGAAAAAGATGTGCCGATCATCTTGACCGCGGATTCAAGGAGTGCCTTAGGAGCGATAGCCTCTTCGTTTCACGATCATCCCTCTAGGTCTCTCTCTATGGTCGGGGTTACCGGAACCAACGGCAAAAGCACGACTACCTATATGATTCGATCCATCATGAGAGGAAGAGGCAAGGTCGGTCTGTTGGGGACAATCACCTACGACGACGGGAACAAGGAAATCGAGGCCGATAGGACCACTCCAGAGGGGTCGGAGATACAGGCCTTTTTATCCGAGATGGTCCGATCCTGCTGTCACGGTTGCGTCATGGAAACATCCTCTCACGGTCTCGCCCAGGGACGACTATCGGGATGTCTTTTCGACGTGGCGGTCTTTACAAACCTGACCTCGGAACATCTCGACTTCCACGGAGATATGGAGCGCTATTTCGAGGCTAAAAAGTTGCTTTTTACACGATACATGAAACCCGACTGTAAAAAGATTTTCAACATGGACGATCCCTACGGAAAAAGATTGCTGGGAGAATGTACCGGCTCCAACGTCGTAACCTATTCGTCCAAGTCCAGCTCGGCCACTGTAACGGGATCCGATATAGCCCTGGATGTCGGCGGGCTTCTCTTCGACCTCGCTATCGAGGAACGGGTTAATCGGGTGCGTCTGCCCCTTATCGGAAGGTATAACGTCAGCAATGCCCTAGCGGCGGCGGCGGCCTGCCATTCCATGGGTTTTTCCTACGATGAGATCCAACACGGTCTTGAGAACATACCCCAGGTGCCGGGCAGAATGGAACGTTACCTTTTCGATAAGAGAGCTTGCGCCATCGTGGATTACGCCCATACTCCTGACGCATTGAGCAATCTCCTTTCAGCCGCCAGGGATATATGTAACGGGAGGCTTATAGGGGTATTCGGCCTCGGCGGAGAGAGGTTCAGAGGAAACCGTTGGGCAATGGGCGAGATAGCGGCACAAAAGGCGGACCATCTGGTTCTGACGATGGATAATCCCAGAGGAGAGGATCCACTGTTGATAGTCAAGGATATACTGGAAGGCGTCCATAAGGTAGAGGGTAACAGCTACGATGTCGTCATCGATAGAAAAGACGCTATCTACAAAGCCCTGGATATGTCTAGAGAGGGAGATGTCGTGGTAATTTCCGGCAAGGGGCCGGAGAATTATATCCTGATAAAAGGCAAGAAAACTCCTTACAGCGACTCCGAGTCGGTACGAAGCTGGGGGGAAGATCGAGGAGTTTCATGGAAATGA